A genomic window from Candidatus Hydrogenedentota bacterium includes:
- a CDS encoding UvrB/UvrC motif-containing protein has translation VGCTTCYAQFGRQIDSILEGLHQSLHHRGKVPYLDDARARLRADLQTKRSLLRTMLGAEKYEEAAQLRDEIRSIETGLYVSESGAD, from the coding sequence GTCGGATGCACCACCTGTTATGCGCAATTCGGCCGGCAAATCGACTCGATCCTCGAAGGGCTGCATCAGTCCTTGCACCACCGCGGCAAAGTGCCGTACCTGGACGACGCACGCGCGCGGCTGCGCGCCGACTTGCAGACCAAACGCTCGCTCTTGCGCACGATGCTGGGCGCGGAGAAGTACGAAGAGGCCGCGCAATTGCGCGACGAAATACGCAGTATCGAGACGGGATTGTACGTCTCGGAATCCGGAGCCGATTAA
- a CDS encoding ATP-dependent Clp protease ATP-binding subunit, with product MWERFTERAKHVVSAAREEATRLGSEYVRTEHILLGLCREPEGIAAKALENLGIDIDQLALEIEQQVQPGSATVSSDEIAFTPRAKKVLELAVEEARRFNHSYIGTEHILLGLLKEGEGIAAKVLQDMKVDLGRIQAEVIRLLGDQGRSTGPEAQTSKKSQTPALDTFGRDLTQLAREGKLDPVIGREAEIERVIQVLSRRTKNNPVLIGEAGVGKTAIVEGLAQAIVNADVPDLLLGRRVLTLDLAGVVAGTKYRGQFEERLKSVMKEIRRADNIILFIDELHTIVGAGAAEGAVDAANMLKPSLARGELQCIGATTMDEYRKHIEKDAALARRFQTIIVDQPTVDQTIEIIKGLRDKYEAHHRVKFDDQAVVAAARMSHQYITDRFLPDKAVDVIDEAGSRARLQITTRPAELKEMERQIEEVTHEKEQAIRRQEYEKAAKLRDQERQLIARLEDRKRDWERRRDSAEHVVTAEDIAYIVSKWTGIPLTKLEEKESERLLRMREELHCSVVGQNEAIDAITRAIQRSRAGLRKIDRPVGSFLFLGPTGVGKTFLAKMLAKFLFGSEDALITIDMSEYMERFAVSRLAGAPPGYIGYNEGGQLTEQVRRRPYSVVLFDEIEKAHPDVFNTLLQVLEEGQMTDATGRRVDFRNTVVVMTSNIGARRIRQHTTVGFQREGGEEEYGRMRERVLDEVKKVFNPEFLNRVDEVLVFHHLTATEMLQIVDIQVAEVVERLAEKDLLLNLTQEAKEYLVRVGSNEEYGARPLRRAVQQQLEDPLAELLLKGGLEAGTAIEIRPSDTEDALVFEPVVRSAEGVAP from the coding sequence ATGTGGGAACGTTTTACGGAACGCGCGAAACACGTCGTCAGCGCCGCGCGCGAAGAAGCCACCCGGCTCGGCAGTGAATACGTGCGCACGGAACACATCCTGCTCGGCCTGTGCCGTGAGCCGGAGGGCATAGCCGCGAAGGCGCTTGAGAATCTGGGCATTGACATCGACCAGCTCGCCCTCGAAATCGAACAGCAAGTGCAACCGGGTTCCGCCACCGTATCGAGCGACGAAATTGCATTTACGCCGCGGGCCAAGAAAGTCCTCGAACTGGCGGTCGAGGAAGCGCGCCGGTTCAATCACAGCTACATCGGCACGGAACACATCCTGCTCGGACTCCTCAAGGAAGGCGAAGGCATCGCGGCGAAGGTGCTCCAGGACATGAAGGTCGACCTGGGCCGCATCCAGGCGGAAGTCATCCGCCTCCTGGGCGACCAGGGCCGGTCCACTGGTCCCGAGGCCCAGACCAGCAAGAAATCGCAGACCCCCGCGCTGGATACGTTTGGGCGCGACCTGACCCAATTGGCGCGGGAGGGCAAGCTGGACCCGGTCATTGGCCGCGAAGCCGAGATAGAACGCGTCATCCAAGTGCTCAGCCGCCGGACGAAAAACAACCCCGTGCTCATTGGCGAGGCCGGCGTCGGTAAGACGGCCATCGTCGAGGGGCTGGCCCAGGCCATCGTCAACGCGGACGTACCCGACCTGCTCCTGGGCCGCCGCGTGCTCACCCTCGACCTCGCGGGCGTCGTCGCAGGCACCAAGTACCGCGGTCAGTTCGAGGAACGCCTCAAGTCCGTCATGAAGGAGATCCGCCGCGCGGACAACATCATCCTCTTCATCGACGAACTGCACACCATCGTGGGCGCGGGCGCCGCCGAGGGGGCGGTAGACGCCGCAAACATGCTCAAGCCGTCCCTGGCGCGGGGCGAACTCCAGTGCATCGGCGCCACCACGATGGACGAGTACCGCAAGCACATCGAGAAAGACGCGGCGCTGGCGCGCCGCTTTCAGACCATCATCGTGGACCAGCCCACGGTCGACCAGACCATCGAGATTATCAAGGGGCTGCGCGACAAGTACGAAGCGCACCACCGCGTCAAGTTCGACGACCAGGCCGTCGTGGCCGCGGCGCGCATGTCGCATCAGTACATCACGGACCGGTTTCTGCCCGACAAGGCCGTCGACGTTATCGACGAGGCCGGCAGCCGCGCGCGCCTGCAGATTACGACGCGCCCCGCCGAACTGAAAGAGATGGAGCGCCAAATCGAAGAAGTCACCCACGAGAAGGAACAGGCCATACGCCGGCAGGAATACGAGAAAGCGGCCAAACTGCGCGACCAGGAACGCCAGTTGATCGCCCGCCTCGAAGACCGGAAACGCGACTGGGAGCGCCGCCGCGATTCCGCCGAACACGTGGTAACGGCGGAAGATATCGCGTACATCGTTTCGAAATGGACCGGCATCCCCCTTACCAAACTGGAAGAAAAGGAATCCGAACGGCTCTTGCGCATGCGTGAAGAGTTGCACTGTTCGGTCGTCGGCCAGAACGAAGCCATCGACGCCATCACCCGCGCGATCCAGCGCTCGCGCGCGGGGCTCCGCAAGATCGACCGTCCCGTCGGCTCGTTCCTGTTCCTCGGCCCGACGGGCGTGGGCAAGACCTTCCTGGCGAAAATGCTGGCGAAGTTCCTCTTCGGCAGCGAGGACGCGCTCATCACCATCGACATGTCCGAGTACATGGAACGGTTCGCGGTCTCTCGTCTTGCGGGCGCGCCGCCGGGGTATATCGGCTACAACGAGGGCGGCCAACTGACGGAGCAGGTCCGGCGACGCCCCTATTCGGTCGTCCTCTTCGACGAAATCGAAAAAGCGCATCCCGACGTGTTCAACACGCTGCTCCAGGTCCTGGAAGAGGGTCAGATGACCGACGCCACCGGCCGCCGGGTCGATTTCCGCAATACGGTGGTCGTCATGACCAGCAATATCGGCGCGCGGCGCATCCGGCAGCACACCACCGTCGGTTTCCAGCGGGAAGGCGGCGAAGAGGAATACGGCCGCATGCGCGAGCGGGTCCTCGATGAAGTCAAGAAAGTGTTCAATCCCGAATTCCTGAACCGGGTCGATGAAGTGCTGGTCTTCCACCACCTGACGGCAACGGAGATGCTCCAAATAGTTGACATCCAGGTCGCCGAGGTGGTAGAACGGCTTGCTGAGAAGGATTTGCTGTTGAACCTCACTCAGGAGGCGAAGGAGTACCTCGTCCGCGTGGGGAGCAACGAGGAGTACGGCGCGCGGCCGTTGCGGCGCGCGGTACAGCAGCAGTTGGAAGACCCCTTGGCGGAGTTGTTGTTGAAAGGCGGGTTGGAAGCGGGGACGGCCATCGAGATCCGGCCCTCCGATACGGAGGACGCCTTGGTTTTCGAGCCCGTCGTGCGCAGTGCGGAAGGTGTAGCCCCTTGA
- the bamA gene encoding outer membrane protein assembly factor BamA, giving the protein MRTLALAIGFSLVSWCVSSQEQTPAPPQITAVHIQGLERVAEQVVRAKLEVQPGQPYQPRAVARDIRRLYELGHFANIKVDAQPDGAGVALTYQLEEKRAIDEVRIIGNKKLSERRIRGVLSWREGDTFVADGYEQEREAILDLYASKGFANATVDIVAEEAGPSRVRVTYNIDEGRKARIRSISFVGNDTLATRRLQKIMKTRKAIWFVGGRFNEDKFEQDLQEILAAYGDKGRLEAAIPRTEITFSDNGKGMHITVYLTEGPEYTVETVQIAENIVYDEDEIRGLIAVEEGDVHNKSQVTADAELVAKGYQDSGYVNAQVTPQVTLDRESKTTHVVHQVSEGDLKYIREIRITGNEVTKDEVIRRQMLLRPGDRFDGSAVQLSQRRLDNTRYFDTTRITLSDVLEDDMWTNLLVDVEEGDTGTFNFGAGYSTEDKFGGFAELRLTNVDITNWPKFSGGGQQLSLRLNTGDRHDTYSLSFTDPEIWGYPLSFGFDVYDDSYRYSGTSYREDQAGGQLRFGKVLSPFLTTRWSLRYQDTEISDVPFEFLVNPELREISRDSTTISTAWSIERNTVDNVRDATSGADHIFTLELAGLGGDNEFVKVDQDSTWYWSLSEENKWVLSLRSRHGWVTPYGGSDYVPLQDRYFAGGSSTVRGYDNRDIGPRTHGYLWWGDEYAIGGELRMLTSVEVKYKVSDLLRLYAFVDSGGVWEEAGDFGFGDVKYSAGLGIGMDVPRLGPFRLDYGIPINPDDDQGSGRLHLTTGFRF; this is encoded by the coding sequence TTGAGAACTTTGGCTCTCGCTATCGGTTTCTCACTTGTCAGTTGGTGCGTCTCTTCGCAAGAACAGACGCCCGCTCCCCCACAGATTACGGCGGTCCATATTCAGGGGCTCGAACGCGTGGCCGAGCAGGTCGTGCGCGCCAAGCTCGAAGTGCAACCCGGCCAACCCTATCAGCCCCGGGCCGTGGCCCGCGACATCCGCCGCCTCTACGAACTGGGCCATTTCGCCAACATCAAGGTGGACGCCCAGCCGGACGGCGCCGGGGTCGCGCTCACGTATCAACTCGAAGAGAAGCGCGCCATCGACGAGGTGCGCATTATCGGCAATAAGAAACTGAGCGAGCGCCGCATCCGGGGGGTGCTCTCCTGGCGCGAAGGCGATACCTTCGTGGCGGACGGATACGAACAGGAACGCGAGGCCATTCTCGACCTCTATGCGAGCAAAGGCTTCGCGAACGCCACCGTGGACATCGTGGCCGAGGAGGCCGGACCCTCTCGCGTGCGGGTCACGTACAATATCGATGAAGGCAGGAAAGCGCGCATCCGCAGCATCAGCTTTGTCGGCAACGACACCCTCGCCACCCGCCGCCTGCAGAAAATCATGAAGACCCGAAAGGCCATCTGGTTCGTCGGCGGCCGCTTCAACGAGGACAAGTTCGAGCAGGACCTGCAGGAGATTCTCGCCGCCTACGGCGACAAGGGCCGCCTCGAAGCCGCCATCCCGCGCACGGAAATCACCTTCTCCGACAACGGCAAGGGCATGCACATCACGGTCTATCTGACCGAAGGCCCCGAGTACACCGTGGAAACCGTCCAGATCGCCGAGAATATCGTCTACGACGAGGACGAAATCCGCGGACTCATCGCGGTGGAAGAAGGGGATGTGCACAACAAGAGTCAGGTGACCGCGGACGCGGAACTGGTCGCCAAGGGCTACCAGGACAGCGGGTATGTCAACGCCCAGGTCACGCCGCAGGTCACGCTGGACCGGGAAAGCAAGACCACCCATGTGGTCCATCAGGTCAGCGAGGGCGACCTCAAATACATTCGTGAAATCCGCATCACCGGCAACGAAGTCACCAAAGACGAAGTGATCCGCCGGCAGATGCTGCTGCGGCCCGGCGACCGCTTCGACGGCAGCGCCGTGCAGCTCAGTCAGCGCCGCCTCGACAATACCCGTTACTTCGACACGACCCGAATTACGCTCAGCGACGTGCTGGAAGACGATATGTGGACCAACTTGCTGGTCGATGTCGAGGAAGGCGACACCGGCACCTTCAATTTCGGCGCGGGCTACAGCACGGAAGACAAGTTCGGCGGCTTTGCCGAATTGCGGCTCACGAATGTCGATATCACCAACTGGCCCAAGTTCTCAGGCGGCGGCCAGCAGCTTTCGTTACGCCTCAATACCGGCGACCGCCACGACACCTATTCGCTCAGTTTCACCGACCCCGAAATCTGGGGGTATCCCCTCTCGTTCGGGTTCGACGTGTACGACGACAGCTACCGCTACAGCGGCACAAGCTACCGTGAAGACCAGGCGGGCGGCCAACTCCGCTTCGGAAAGGTGCTCTCGCCGTTCCTGACGACGCGCTGGAGTCTCCGGTACCAGGATACGGAGATATCCGACGTGCCCTTCGAGTTCCTGGTCAACCCCGAATTGCGCGAGATTTCCAGGGACAGCACGACCATCAGCACGGCCTGGAGCATCGAGCGCAACACCGTCGACAACGTGCGCGACGCCACCAGCGGCGCCGACCACATCTTTACCCTGGAACTTGCCGGCCTGGGCGGCGACAATGAGTTCGTCAAGGTGGACCAGGACTCGACCTGGTACTGGTCTCTCTCGGAAGAAAACAAGTGGGTCCTCTCGCTGCGCTCGCGGCATGGGTGGGTCACGCCCTACGGCGGTTCGGACTATGTGCCGCTCCAGGACCGGTATTTCGCGGGCGGCAGTTCAACCGTGCGCGGCTACGATAACCGTGACATCGGCCCGCGGACCCACGGATATCTCTGGTGGGGCGATGAATACGCCATCGGCGGCGAGCTGCGCATGTTGACCAGCGTCGAAGTGAAGTACAAAGTCAGCGATTTGCTGCGCCTCTACGCCTTCGTCGATTCGGGCGGCGTCTGGGAGGAAGCGGGCGATTTTGGCTTCGGCGACGTCAAATACAGCGCCGGCCTGGGTATTGGAATGGATGTGCCCCGGCTCGGGCCGTTCCGGCTTGACTACGGCATTCCCATCAATCCCGACGATGATCAGGGCAGCGGACGCCTGCATCTGACTACCGGGTTCCGCTTCTAG
- a CDS encoding OmpH family outer membrane protein, with the protein MAVSKTCYLALLAALVTGLFAPAVANAQDAGAASGGFKIGIVDFRYLLTAYNKREAEYAKLQREVDELQKGIDALADEVEKLKAQYDAQVDNMAADERRALEERIEGLAADFRAELAKRQRTIDRKEKEVVEGLIADIKAVIEEIAVSENYHLILDANSPNPPRGGVLFFSKTLDITPKVEARLNK; encoded by the coding sequence TTGGCCGTGTCGAAAACTTGCTATCTCGCACTGCTGGCAGCATTAGTGACCGGATTGTTCGCACCGGCTGTGGCGAATGCCCAGGATGCCGGCGCGGCATCCGGCGGTTTCAAGATCGGTATCGTCGATTTCCGCTATCTCCTGACCGCCTACAACAAGCGTGAAGCCGAATACGCGAAACTCCAGAGAGAAGTCGACGAACTGCAGAAGGGCATCGACGCCCTCGCCGATGAGGTCGAAAAGCTCAAAGCGCAGTATGATGCGCAGGTCGACAATATGGCCGCCGACGAACGGCGCGCGCTCGAGGAGCGCATCGAAGGGCTCGCCGCCGATTTCCGCGCGGAACTTGCCAAGCGCCAGCGGACTATTGACCGCAAGGAAAAAGAAGTCGTCGAGGGCTTAATCGCCGATATCAAGGCTGTTATCGAAGAAATCGCCGTCAGCGAGAACTATCACCTCATTCTCGACGCAAATTCCCCCAATCCGCCCCGGGGCGGGGTCTTGTTCTTCAGCAAGACCCTGGATATCACCCCAAAGGTGGAGGCTCGCCTCAACAAGTAA
- the lpxD gene encoding UDP-3-O-(3-hydroxymyristoyl)glucosamine N-acyltransferase, translating into METTAAHIAEWVGGRVAGDPDLVLTGVNGLREARPGELSFVRETRYLPLLATTRASAVLVAEETPGCAVTQIIVAQPELAFLQVLQRLGKPLAPRLEGVHPAAVIGKDVTLGPDVAIDAFVRIGDGAHIGARAVLHAGVYIGQGAEIGAQTLIYPNVTIREYCKIGERCILHANAVIGSDGFGFVAAEGQWVKVPQVGCVVLGDDVEVGSNTAIDRATFGETRVGRGTKIDNLVQIGHNVEIGENCVIAGKVGIAGSAIIGNHVQIGAQAGIKGHLEIGDGARIGARAGVTGSIPAGATVSGFPAIDHNQQRRVLVAQTHLPEMGRRLRQVERRVDELEQRSHE; encoded by the coding sequence GTGGAGACAACCGCAGCCCACATAGCCGAATGGGTCGGCGGACGTGTCGCCGGAGACCCGGACCTCGTCCTGACAGGCGTGAACGGCCTCCGCGAAGCTCGCCCGGGCGAGCTGTCTTTCGTGCGGGAAACCCGGTACCTGCCCTTGCTCGCCACGACCCGGGCCTCCGCCGTGCTGGTCGCTGAAGAAACGCCCGGCTGCGCGGTCACCCAGATTATCGTGGCCCAGCCGGAACTGGCGTTCCTTCAAGTCTTGCAGCGTCTGGGCAAACCCCTCGCCCCCCGCCTGGAAGGGGTGCACCCCGCCGCCGTTATCGGAAAAGACGTAACGCTCGGCCCCGATGTAGCCATCGACGCATTCGTCCGCATCGGCGACGGCGCCCATATCGGCGCGCGCGCCGTGTTACACGCAGGCGTGTACATTGGTCAGGGTGCCGAGATCGGCGCGCAGACATTAATTTACCCTAACGTCACGATACGCGAATACTGTAAAATAGGCGAACGCTGCATCCTGCACGCAAACGCGGTCATAGGCAGCGACGGGTTCGGTTTTGTTGCGGCTGAGGGACAATGGGTCAAGGTGCCGCAGGTGGGGTGTGTCGTGCTGGGCGATGATGTCGAGGTAGGCAGCAACACGGCCATCGACCGGGCCACGTTTGGGGAAACGCGTGTCGGCCGGGGCACGAAAATTGACAATCTCGTGCAGATTGGTCACAATGTTGAGATAGGCGAAAACTGTGTGATCGCCGGAAAGGTGGGCATAGCCGGCAGCGCCATTATCGGCAATCACGTGCAGATTGGCGCACAGGCCGGCATCAAAGGGCATCTCGAAATCGGCGATGGCGCCAGAATCGGCGCCCGCGCCGGTGTTACCGGGTCGATACCCGCAGGAGCTACCGTGTCGGGTTTCCCCGCCATAGACCATAACCAACAACGGCGCGTGCTGGTGGCACAGACGCACCTGCCCGAGATGGGGCGCCGCCTCCGCCAGGTGGAACGCCGCGTGGACGAGTTGGAACAACGAAGCCATGAGTAA
- a CDS encoding bifunctional UDP-3-O-[3-hydroxymyristoyl] N-acetylglucosamine deacetylase/3-hydroxyacyl-ACP dehydratase, whose product MSKQRTIANEVSFSGIGLHQGTLTTVTFLPAPANSGIVFRRVDLPGSPPIPADIDHVIDVSRGTTIGIGDAHVHTVEHALSAMVGLGVDNLVVELDGDEVPNGDGSALPVMTTLLKAGIVELDAEKLYITVDRPVYYRQDDVTLSVLPSDDLRVTMTIAYDHVAIGTQYASFNIDETTYREQIAPARTFCFLREVKMLQEKGLIKGGSLESAVVIGDESILNEDLRFADEFVRHKILDLLGDMYLLGRPVRGHIVGVKAGHEKNVLFSRQIRKAYLNGNGAARHLKDLKDYRVTRRSEPALDVNKIMRILPHRYPFLLVDRVLSFEPFKKVTGIKNVTVNEPFFQGHWPDTPVMPGVLILEAMAQVSSVLIFGEDGEPHGKLAFFMGVDNAKFRRTVVPGDQLFIESEMLHFRHNACRAKARAYVDNDLCAEAVMSFSLMDIED is encoded by the coding sequence ATGAGTAAACAACGGACCATTGCCAATGAAGTGTCTTTCTCGGGCATAGGCTTGCACCAGGGCACCCTGACGACCGTCACGTTCCTGCCCGCGCCCGCCAACAGCGGCATCGTCTTCCGGCGCGTTGACCTGCCCGGGAGCCCACCGATCCCGGCGGACATCGACCACGTGATCGACGTGTCCCGCGGCACCACCATCGGCATTGGCGACGCCCACGTGCATACCGTCGAGCACGCCCTCTCCGCCATGGTCGGGCTCGGCGTCGATAACCTCGTCGTGGAACTGGACGGCGACGAGGTTCCCAACGGCGACGGCAGCGCCCTGCCCGTGATGACCACCCTGTTGAAAGCGGGCATCGTCGAACTGGACGCCGAGAAGCTGTACATTACCGTGGACCGGCCCGTGTACTACCGCCAGGACGATGTGACCCTCAGCGTGCTGCCGTCGGACGACCTGCGGGTGACCATGACCATCGCTTACGACCACGTGGCCATCGGGACCCAATACGCTTCGTTCAACATCGACGAAACCACCTACCGCGAACAGATAGCCCCCGCCCGCACGTTCTGCTTCCTGCGCGAAGTCAAGATGCTCCAGGAAAAAGGCCTGATCAAGGGCGGCAGCCTCGAGAGCGCCGTCGTCATCGGCGACGAGAGCATCCTCAATGAGGACCTGCGTTTCGCGGACGAATTCGTCCGCCACAAGATTCTCGACCTGCTCGGCGACATGTACCTGCTCGGGCGGCCCGTGCGCGGGCACATCGTCGGCGTCAAGGCCGGCCACGAGAAGAACGTTCTGTTTTCCCGGCAAATCCGCAAGGCCTACCTCAACGGCAACGGCGCCGCGCGCCACCTCAAGGACCTGAAGGACTACCGCGTCACGCGGCGCTCCGAACCGGCCCTGGACGTCAACAAGATCATGCGGATCCTGCCCCACCGCTACCCGTTCCTGCTCGTGGACCGCGTCCTGAGCTTCGAGCCGTTCAAGAAAGTCACGGGCATCAAGAACGTCACCGTCAATGAGCCCTTCTTTCAGGGCCACTGGCCCGACACGCCGGTCATGCCGGGCGTCCTGATTCTGGAAGCGATGGCGCAAGTCAGTTCCGTGCTCATCTTCGGCGAAGATGGCGAACCTCACGGGAAACTGGCGTTCTTCATGGGCGTGGACAACGCCAAGTTCCGGCGCACGGTCGTCCCCGGCGACCAGCTCTTCATCGAGTCGGAGATGCTCCATTTCCGCCACAACGCCTGCCGCGCCAAGGCGCGCGCATACGTCGATAATGACCTGTGCGCGGAAGCCGTCATGTCCTTCAGCCTCATGGATATCGAGGACTAA
- a CDS encoding ABC transporter ATP-binding protein — translation MANELLTVEGLVKHFPVRKGVFSRVAAQVRAVDGISFGIPCGRTLSLVGESGSGKTTAGRCILRLIEPTAGRVVFDGNDVTQLNRRALRRLRKRIQIIFQDPFGSLNPRMTVYSVLSEALRAHGLRRGAACRERVDELLGLVGLSPEAAHRYPHEFSGGQRQRLGIARALAVEPDLIVADEPVSALDVSVQAQILNLLEDLQARFGLTYLFIGHDLSVVRH, via the coding sequence ATGGCAAACGAGTTATTGACAGTCGAGGGCCTGGTGAAGCACTTCCCGGTGCGGAAGGGGGTGTTTTCGCGCGTTGCGGCGCAGGTGCGCGCCGTGGACGGGATCAGTTTCGGCATTCCGTGCGGCAGGACGCTCAGCCTCGTCGGCGAGAGCGGCAGCGGCAAGACAACGGCGGGCCGGTGCATCCTGCGGCTGATCGAGCCGACGGCCGGGCGCGTCGTATTCGACGGAAACGACGTGACGCAACTGAACCGGCGCGCGTTGCGGCGGCTGCGCAAGCGCATCCAGATCATTTTCCAGGACCCGTTCGGCTCGCTGAATCCGCGGATGACGGTGTATTCGGTGTTGTCGGAGGCGCTGCGCGCGCACGGGTTGCGCCGGGGCGCGGCGTGCCGCGAGCGGGTCGACGAACTGCTCGGGCTGGTCGGCCTGTCGCCGGAGGCGGCGCACCGGTATCCCCACGAGTTCAGCGGCGGGCAGCGGCAGCGCCTGGGTATCGCGCGCGCGCTGGCGGTCGAGCCGGACCTCATCGTCGCGGACGAGCCGGTCTCGGCGCTCGATGTCTCGGTCCAGGCGCAGATCTTGAACCTGCTCGAAGACCTGCAGGCCCGGTTCGGGCTTACCTATCTGTTCATCGGCCACGACCTGAGCGTGGTCCGGCACAT
- a CDS encoding ABC transporter ATP-binding protein, giving the protein MIQNGPIVSVRNLRTYFHTDQGVAKAVDDVSFDVPAGKTLALVGESGCGKSVTAMSILRLIPAPPGRIEGGQVLFEGRDLLTLPEPEMRLLRGSAISMVFQEPMTSMNPVFRVGAQIGAVLRLHEGLDKEEARRRALALIQRVGIPAAEQRIDDFPHEMSGGMLQRVMIAMALACGPKLLIADEPTTALDVTIQAQILDLLRQLQADLGMSILLITHDLGIVAEMAHEVVVMYAGKKVEQAARVEELVRAPRHPYTQGLFQSLPSMQEPHKRLHTIPGTVPAATDFPAGCRFHPRCAHAMPVCREQEPPLFEVAGQHSSACWLHKEEGSARRE; this is encoded by the coding sequence ATGATCCAGAACGGGCCGATAGTGAGCGTCCGCAATTTACGGACCTATTTTCACACCGACCAGGGCGTCGCCAAGGCCGTGGACGACGTGTCGTTCGACGTCCCCGCGGGCAAGACGCTCGCGCTCGTGGGCGAGAGCGGCTGCGGCAAGAGCGTCACGGCCATGTCCATTCTCCGGCTGATTCCGGCGCCGCCGGGCCGTATCGAGGGCGGCCAGGTGCTGTTCGAGGGCCGCGACCTGCTCACGCTGCCCGAACCCGAAATGCGCCTGCTGCGCGGCAGCGCGATCTCGATGGTGTTCCAGGAGCCGATGACGTCGATGAACCCCGTATTCCGCGTCGGCGCTCAGATTGGGGCCGTGCTGCGTCTGCACGAAGGACTGGATAAGGAGGAGGCGCGCCGCCGCGCGCTTGCGCTGATACAGCGCGTGGGCATCCCCGCCGCGGAACAGCGCATCGACGATTTCCCGCACGAGATGTCGGGCGGCATGCTGCAGCGCGTCATGATCGCCATGGCGCTCGCGTGCGGCCCGAAACTGCTCATCGCGGACGAGCCGACCACCGCGCTCGACGTGACGATCCAGGCGCAGATTCTTGATCTGCTCCGCCAGCTTCAGGCGGACCTCGGCATGTCGATCCTGCTCATCACGCACGACCTTGGCATTGTCGCCGAGATGGCGCACGAGGTCGTCGTCATGTATGCGGGCAAGAAGGTTGAGCAAGCGGCGCGCGTCGAGGAACTGGTCCGCGCGCCGCGGCACCCCTATACGCAGGGATTGTTCCAGTCGCTGCCGAGCATGCAGGAGCCGCACAAGCGGCTGCACACCATTCCGGGCACGGTGCCCGCCGCCACGGACTTCCCCGCGGGCTGCCGGTTCCATCCTCGCTGTGCGCACGCCATGCCCGTCTGCCGCGAACAGGAGCCGCCTTTGTTCGAAGTCGCCGGGCAGCACAGTAGTGCCTGCTGGCTGCACAAGGAGGAAGGATCCGCTAGACGGGAGTGA